Proteins encoded by one window of Conger conger chromosome 1, fConCon1.1, whole genome shotgun sequence:
- the si:dkey-157l19.2 gene encoding uncharacterized protein KIAA1522 isoform X2, with translation MSLHRSMGDLVPQDIAEILARERHGVKGRKHRGGSLGRAFRWLKARRKKKRAAGGSTNGMAGLSADGRAGKHSHQHGHDIAKGLLKQEEESRPCLSPLYPENVFIDGNRPQFLQDLHTEAQEGLKIQQQEENGMDYQDDESVVSTVTLQTGDDGSLADSMRTLGSGDTATDAMSTVSGVSAVSMVSGVSAVSDASTVSTRSSRSGLTRQGSTFKPISGSKRPERTRRRSKRATVAGIPQHVKRELGLDRGPWQTQVSPTEGPLPNGEGVVMLVEEEEVDAGGTPESVREHLELLEVLEAAEEQQLQRQRLQAQYRGDLAVARSAGPRLSPRRRPRSVLVPGMIPKAPAPLPAAAGSPSEAFPPSPVMYVSPQATYLSKIIPNAVLPADVDVIEISRKGRSRGSVRTLSRSSLTAPSPALSRASSDSDSSHTVVSDSSTISSGGGRGRGRKATQEAGRGGGMPSPTSPTSLMSPDQLSLHSSISCSSNITSVSQQGWDDQGPFGRSLSVKKAKKNPPAPPRRTNSLHPSKLRRRSRDAQLDGPAQSSSPAYSADQSQISSSSSSSSSSAVAGLPAPVQSNGIDMTLSPSSGYGSQNPTPAVSPYSIYPQAVQQRAPLTRPKTSAPLVITSAILAFGAPPEVPPHPRVKAPTPPPPETWIHDQRSFDLLIGPSAVQRNLFVALQKVRLDRQRHPPVAGGAQKKEPPPVMKKSGFIKTEVLRHAGPPPPSSASGPQHPSESDSAWPLPPPPPVELLPGSVFDGQDETDLLPPPPLQDGAGSPPVPPGVCPAPPVATTLLIMATPTPVTMETVPPAVHAHQQTQDVPAPAAIVTAPMTTVPSDTTKPGSPAPQSSRTNNSQELPPLVKEVPPLAQETLYLLQGIPPPPKKPPPPPPEAPPALQHAPPPTQEATPPPTEAQFLQLEIPPPPKEAPPPPPEATIVPQEVPAPTPEAPSPPKEAPPVLLKVLPPSQEVPPVLQEAPPPPTEAPFVLQEIPPPPKEAPPAPPEVLPAPQEVPPAPQDVPPAPQEVPPAPQEVPPAPLEVPPAPLEVPPAPQEVPPAPQEVPPAPQEVPPAPQEVPPAPLEVPPAPLEVPPAPLEVPPAPLEVPPAPLEAPPAPQEVPPVAQEVLSPPQEAPPAPQEVPPVAQEVLSPPQEAPPVLQEVKAPPQEASSIPEEVLPPPQEVKVPPQEVLPPPQEVAPVPPEVLPPPQEVTPVPQEVLPSAQEVPPAPQEVQTSVLAVPTVAPPPPPVEEQTPPTCPADSGPANQEAPSVAPQPKSSPTPKRDPCVPMTTSALLQLVRMRASEPRDTGEQPGQNQNQNQADGQGAVPRPETLPLTAPPPAVKYPPPSTGPAPSMRLQEAIRMKTAAMSRVGSRSPRSPRSPSPSPSSPSPSSPSPSSPSTACTASFIFAKSSRKVVIETPSSPKARAGLKANLAAELARVSAPAKTAKVPPPVAKKPGQSAAAGREPPVAPATEAQQRRDGVTPAVADDGGGNTPRATETPTEPEQTRENGESPDASPGGAQSPNTDQVSLSPPP, from the exons gtcttcttaagcaggaggaggagagcaggccctgtctctctccactgtACCCAGAGAATGTTTTCATCGACGGCAACCGGCCTCAGTTCCTGCAGGACCTGCACACCGAGGCCCAAGAGGGGCTGAAAATCCAGCAGCAGGAGG AGAATGGAATGGACTACCAGGATGACGAGAGTGTGGTT TCCACAGTGACCCTGCAGACGGGGGATGATGGCAGCCTGGCGGACAGCATGAGGACACTGGGGTCCGGAGACACCGCCACCGACGCCATGTCAACCGTTTCCGGGGTGTCGGCCGTTTCCATGGTTTCGGGCGTCTCCGCGGTTTCCGATGCTTCCACTGTGTCCACACGATCCTCGCGGTCCGGGCTGACCCGACAAG GCTCAACCTTCAAACCGATCAGCGGCAGTAAGAGGCCAGAGAGGACCAGGAGGCGCAGCAAGAGGGCCACGGTGGCGGGGATCCCCCAGCACGTCAAGAGGGAGCTGG GGCTGGACAGAGGGCCGTGGCAGACGCAGGTGTCGCCCACGGAGGGGCCCCTGCCCAACGGCGAGGGCGTGGTGAtgctggtggaggaggaggaggtggacgCTGGGGGCACTCCGGAGAGCGTGCGGGAGCACCTGGAGCTGCTGGAGGTCCTGGAGGCGGCAGAAGAGCAGCAGCTCCAGCGCCAGCGCCTGCAGGCCCAGTACCGGGGCGACCTGGCCGTGGCCCGGTCCGCCGGCCCCCGGCTGTCCCCCCGCCGCCGGCCCAGGTCGGTGCTGGTGCCGGGCATGATCCCCAAggcccccgccccgctcccGGCCGCGGCGGGCAGCCCGTCCGAGGCCTTCCCGCCCAGCCCCGTCATGTACGTCTCGCCCCAGGCCACCTACCTGTCCAAGATCATCCCCAACGCCGTGCTGCCCGCCGACGTGGACGTGATCGAGATcagcaggaaggggaggagccgGGGCAGCGTCCGCACGCTCAGTCGGAGCAGCCTGACGGCACCGAGCCCCGCCCTCTCCCGTGCCTCCTCCGATTCCGACTCCTCCCACACCGTGGTGTCCGACTCCTCCACTATATCAtccgggggcgggcgggggcgaGGCCGGAAGGCCACTCAGgaggcggggcggggtgggggcaTGCCCAGCCCCACCAGTCCCACCAGCCTCATGAGCCCAGACCAGCTCAGCCTGCACAGCTCCATCAGCTGCAGCAGCAACATCACGTCCGTCAGCCAGCAGGGCTGGGACGACCAGGGCCCGTTCGGCCGGAGCCTCTCGGTGAAGAAGGCCAAGAAGAACCCGCCCGCCCCGCCTCGCCGAACCAACTCCCTGCACCCGAGCAAGCTCAGGCGCCGCTCTCGAGACGCTCAACTGGACGGGCCCGCCCAGTCCTCCAGCCCCGCCTACTCCGCCGATCAGTCCCAgatctcctcttcctcctcctcctcctcctcttctgcaGTGGCCGGCCTGCCCGCCCCTGTCCAGAGTAACGGGATCGACATGACCCTGTCGCCCTCCAGCGGCTACGGCAGCCAGAACCCCACGCCCGCTGTGTCCCCCTACTCCATATACCCGCAGGCCGTCCAGCAGAGAGCCCCGCTCACCCGGCCCAAGACCTCCGCCCCCCTCGTCATCACGTCCGCCATCCTGGCCTTCGGGGCCCCCCCGGAGGTTCCGCCGCACCCCAGAGTGAAGGCGCCgacgcccccgccccccgagACCTGGATCCACGACCAGCGGAGTTTCGACCTGCTGATTGGGCCCTCGGCCGTCCAGAGGAACCTGTTTGTGGCCCTGCAGAAGGTCCGGCTGGACAGACAGCGGCACCCCCCAGTTGCCGGAGGGGCGCAGAAGAAGGAGCCGCCGCCGGTGATGAAGAAGAGCGGCTTCATCAAAACGGAGGTGCTGAGACACGCCGGcccgccgcccccctcctcGGCCTCGGGGCCTCAGCACCCCTCCGAATCGGATTctgcctggcccctccccccaccgccccctgTGGAGCTGCTGCCTGGGTCGGTGTTTGACGGACAGGACGAGACCGAcctcctcccgcccccccctctgCAGGATGGAGCGGGGAGCCCCCCCGTCCCGCCCGGTGTTTGCCCCGCGCCCCCCGTGGCAACGACGCTGCTGATAATGGCGACCCCCACCCCGGTTACCATGGAAACCGTGCCTCCGGCTGTCCACGCGCACCAGCAGACCCAGGATGTCCCAGCACCTGCTGCCATAGTGACTGCTCCCATGACGACTGTGCCCAGTGACACCACAAAGCCTGGTTCACCAGCGCCTCAGTCCAGTAGAACAAATAACTCCCAAGAACTTCCACCATTAGTCAAAGAAGTCCCACCCCTTGCACAGGAAACTCTATATTTACTACAGggaatccctccccctccaaagaaacccccaccccctcctccagaaGCTCCGCCTGCATTACAGCATGCCCCACCCCCTACACAAGAAGCCACGCCCCCTCCAACGGAAGCCCAATTTCTGCAACTGGAAATACCTCCCCCTCCGAAAgaagccccaccccctccaccagaAGCAACAATTGTACCACAGGAAGTCCCTGCCCCTACACCAGAAGCCCCGTCCCCTCCAAAAGAAGCTCCACCTGTACTACTCAAAGTCCTGCCCCCTTCACAGGAAGTCCCACCTGTACTACAAgaagccccaccccctccaacAGAAGCCCCATTTGTGCTACAGGAAATCCCGCCCCCTCCAAAAGAAGCCCCGCCCGCTCCACCAGAAGTCCTACCGGCACCACAGGAAGTCCCACCTGCACCACAGGACGTCCCACCGGCACCACAGGAAGTCCCACCTGCACCACAGGAAGTCCCACCTGCACCACTGGAAGTCCCACCTGCACCACTGGAAGTCCCACCTGCACCACAGGAAGTCCCACCTGCACCACAGGAAGTCCCACCTGCACCACAGGAAGTCCCACCTGCACCACAGGAAGTCCCACCTGCCCCACTGGAAGTCCCACCTGCCCCACTGGAAGTCCCACCTGCCCCACTGGAAGTCCCAC CTGCCCCACTGGAAGTCCCACCTGCCCCACTGGAAGCTCCACCTGCACCACAGGAGGTCCCACCTGTAGCACAGGAAGTCCTGTCACCCCCACAGGAAGCTCCACCTGCACCTCAGGAGGTCCCACCTGTAGCACAGGAAGTCCTGTCACCCCCACAGGAAGCTCCACCTGTACTACAGGAAGTCAAGGCCCCTCCACAGGAAGCTTCATCCATACCTGAGGAAGTCCTGCCCCCTCCACAGGAAGTCAAGGTCCCTCCACAGGAAGTCCTGCCCCCTCCACAGGAAGTTGCACCTGTTCCACCGGAAGTCCTGCCACCTCCACAGGAAGTCACACCTGTACCACAGGAAGTCCTGCCTTCTGCACAGGAAGTGCCACCTGCTCCACAGGAAGTCCAAACTTCTGTCCTCGCTGTGCCCActgtggccccgccccctccccctgtggAGGAGCAGACCCCGCCCACCTGTCCAGCAGATTCtggcccagccaatcaggaggctCCGAGCGTAGCGCCACAGCCAAAGAGCAGTCCCACACCGAAGCGGGACCCCTGCGTTCCCATGACGACATCGGCCCTGCTGCAGCTGGTCCGCATGCGAGCCAGCGAGCCCAGGGACACTGGGGAGCAACCgggccagaaccagaaccagaaccaggctgACGGACAGGGCGCCGTTCCGAGGCCCGAAACCCTGCCTCTAACAGCTCCGCCCCCCGCCGTGAAGTACCCACCTCCCTccactggccccgccccctccatgAGGCTCCAGGAGGCCATCCGCATGAAGACAGCCGCCATGTCCCGAGTGGGCTCCCGatccccccgctccccccgctccccctccccctccccctcctcgccCTCCCCCTCCTCGCCCTCCCCGTCCTCACCCTCCACCGCCTGCACCGCCAGCTTCATCTTCGCCAAGAGCAGCCGAAAGGTCGTCATCGAGACGCCCTCGTCCCCCAAGGCGCGGGCGGGGCTGAAGGCCAACCTCGCGGCCGAGCTGGCGCGCGTCTCCGCTCCCGCCAAAACCGCCAAGGTCCCGCCCCCCGTGGCCAAGAAGCCTGGCCAGAGCGCGGCCGCCGGCCGGGAGCCGCCCGTCGCCCCGGCGACGGAAGCGCAGCAGAGACGGGACGGTGTAACGCCCGCGGTGGCCGACGACGGCGGCGGGAACACACCCCGGGCCACGGAGACGCCGACGGAGCCGGAGCAGACGAGGGAGAACGGCGAATCGCCCGACGCCAGTCCAG gtGGCGCCCAGTCTCCAAATACAGATCAAGTGTCCCTATCTCCACCCCCTTGA
- the si:dkey-157l19.2 gene encoding nascent polypeptide-associated complex subunit alpha, muscle-specific form isoform X3, protein MFQRARKRPGLLKQEEESRPCLSPLYPENVFIDGNRPQFLQDLHTEAQEGLKIQQQEENGMDYQDDESVVSTVTLQTGDDGSLADSMRTLGSGDTATDAMSTVSGVSAVSMVSGVSAVSDASTVSTRSSRSGLTRQGSTFKPISGSKRPERTRRRSKRATVAGIPQHVKRELGLDRGPWQTQVSPTEGPLPNGEGVVMLVEEEEVDAGGTPESVREHLELLEVLEAAEEQQLQRQRLQAQYRGDLAVARSAGPRLSPRRRPRSVLVPGMIPKAPAPLPAAAGSPSEAFPPSPVMYVSPQATYLSKIIPNAVLPADVDVIEISRKGRSRGSVRTLSRSSLTAPSPALSRASSDSDSSHTVVSDSSTISSGGGRGRGRKATQEAGRGGGMPSPTSPTSLMSPDQLSLHSSISCSSNITSVSQQGWDDQGPFGRSLSVKKAKKNPPAPPRRTNSLHPSKLRRRSRDAQLDGPAQSSSPAYSADQSQISSSSSSSSSSAVAGLPAPVQSNGIDMTLSPSSGYGSQNPTPAVSPYSIYPQAVQQRAPLTRPKTSAPLVITSAILAFGAPPEVPPHPRVKAPTPPPPETWIHDQRSFDLLIGPSAVQRNLFVALQKVRLDRQRHPPVAGGAQKKEPPPVMKKSGFIKTEVLRHAGPPPPSSASGPQHPSESDSAWPLPPPPPVELLPGSVFDGQDETDLLPPPPLQDGAGSPPVPPGVCPAPPVATTLLIMATPTPVTMETVPPAVHAHQQTQDVPAPAAIVTAPMTTVPSDTTKPGSPAPQSSRTNNSQELPPLVKEVPPLAQETLYLLQGIPPPPKKPPPPPPEAPPALQHAPPPTQEATPPPTEAQFLQLEIPPPPKEAPPPPPEATIVPQEVPAPTPEAPSPPKEAPPVLLKVLPPSQEVPPVLQEAPPPPTEAPFVLQEIPPPPKEAPPAPPEVLPAPQEVPPAPQDVPPAPQEVPPAPQEVPPAPLEVPPAPLEVPPAPQEVPPAPQEVPPAPQEVPPAPQEVPPAPLEVPPAPLEVPPAPLEVPPAPQEVPPAPQEVPPAPLEVPPAPLEVPPAPLEAPPAPQEVPPVAQEVLSPPQEAPPAPQEVPPVAQEVLSPPQEAPPVLQEVKAPPQEASSIPEEVLPPPQEVKVPPQEVLPPPQEVAPVPPEVLPPPQEVTPVPQEVLPSAQEVPPAPQEVQTSVLAVPTVAPPPPPVEEQTPPTCPADSGPANQEAPSVAPQPKSSPTPKRDPCVPMTTSALLQLVRMRASEPRDTGEQPGQNQNQNQADGQGAVPRPETLPLTAPPPAVKYPPPSTGPAPSMRLQEAIRMKTAAMSRVGSRSPRSPRSPSPSPSSPSPSSPSPSSPSTACTASFIFAKSSRKVVIETPSSPKARAGLKANLAAELARVSAPAKTAKVPPPVAKKPGQSAAAGREPPVAPATEAQQRRDGVTPAVADDGGGNTPRATETPTEPEQTRENGESPDASPGGAQSPNTDQVSLSPPP, encoded by the exons ATGTTCCAGAGAGCCAGAAAAAGACCAG gtcttcttaagcaggaggaggagagcaggccctgtctctctccactgtACCCAGAGAATGTTTTCATCGACGGCAACCGGCCTCAGTTCCTGCAGGACCTGCACACCGAGGCCCAAGAGGGGCTGAAAATCCAGCAGCAGGAGG AGAATGGAATGGACTACCAGGATGACGAGAGTGTGGTT TCCACAGTGACCCTGCAGACGGGGGATGATGGCAGCCTGGCGGACAGCATGAGGACACTGGGGTCCGGAGACACCGCCACCGACGCCATGTCAACCGTTTCCGGGGTGTCGGCCGTTTCCATGGTTTCGGGCGTCTCCGCGGTTTCCGATGCTTCCACTGTGTCCACACGATCCTCGCGGTCCGGGCTGACCCGACAAG GCTCAACCTTCAAACCGATCAGCGGCAGTAAGAGGCCAGAGAGGACCAGGAGGCGCAGCAAGAGGGCCACGGTGGCGGGGATCCCCCAGCACGTCAAGAGGGAGCTGG GGCTGGACAGAGGGCCGTGGCAGACGCAGGTGTCGCCCACGGAGGGGCCCCTGCCCAACGGCGAGGGCGTGGTGAtgctggtggaggaggaggaggtggacgCTGGGGGCACTCCGGAGAGCGTGCGGGAGCACCTGGAGCTGCTGGAGGTCCTGGAGGCGGCAGAAGAGCAGCAGCTCCAGCGCCAGCGCCTGCAGGCCCAGTACCGGGGCGACCTGGCCGTGGCCCGGTCCGCCGGCCCCCGGCTGTCCCCCCGCCGCCGGCCCAGGTCGGTGCTGGTGCCGGGCATGATCCCCAAggcccccgccccgctcccGGCCGCGGCGGGCAGCCCGTCCGAGGCCTTCCCGCCCAGCCCCGTCATGTACGTCTCGCCCCAGGCCACCTACCTGTCCAAGATCATCCCCAACGCCGTGCTGCCCGCCGACGTGGACGTGATCGAGATcagcaggaaggggaggagccgGGGCAGCGTCCGCACGCTCAGTCGGAGCAGCCTGACGGCACCGAGCCCCGCCCTCTCCCGTGCCTCCTCCGATTCCGACTCCTCCCACACCGTGGTGTCCGACTCCTCCACTATATCAtccgggggcgggcgggggcgaGGCCGGAAGGCCACTCAGgaggcggggcggggtgggggcaTGCCCAGCCCCACCAGTCCCACCAGCCTCATGAGCCCAGACCAGCTCAGCCTGCACAGCTCCATCAGCTGCAGCAGCAACATCACGTCCGTCAGCCAGCAGGGCTGGGACGACCAGGGCCCGTTCGGCCGGAGCCTCTCGGTGAAGAAGGCCAAGAAGAACCCGCCCGCCCCGCCTCGCCGAACCAACTCCCTGCACCCGAGCAAGCTCAGGCGCCGCTCTCGAGACGCTCAACTGGACGGGCCCGCCCAGTCCTCCAGCCCCGCCTACTCCGCCGATCAGTCCCAgatctcctcttcctcctcctcctcctcctcttctgcaGTGGCCGGCCTGCCCGCCCCTGTCCAGAGTAACGGGATCGACATGACCCTGTCGCCCTCCAGCGGCTACGGCAGCCAGAACCCCACGCCCGCTGTGTCCCCCTACTCCATATACCCGCAGGCCGTCCAGCAGAGAGCCCCGCTCACCCGGCCCAAGACCTCCGCCCCCCTCGTCATCACGTCCGCCATCCTGGCCTTCGGGGCCCCCCCGGAGGTTCCGCCGCACCCCAGAGTGAAGGCGCCgacgcccccgccccccgagACCTGGATCCACGACCAGCGGAGTTTCGACCTGCTGATTGGGCCCTCGGCCGTCCAGAGGAACCTGTTTGTGGCCCTGCAGAAGGTCCGGCTGGACAGACAGCGGCACCCCCCAGTTGCCGGAGGGGCGCAGAAGAAGGAGCCGCCGCCGGTGATGAAGAAGAGCGGCTTCATCAAAACGGAGGTGCTGAGACACGCCGGcccgccgcccccctcctcGGCCTCGGGGCCTCAGCACCCCTCCGAATCGGATTctgcctggcccctccccccaccgccccctgTGGAGCTGCTGCCTGGGTCGGTGTTTGACGGACAGGACGAGACCGAcctcctcccgcccccccctctgCAGGATGGAGCGGGGAGCCCCCCCGTCCCGCCCGGTGTTTGCCCCGCGCCCCCCGTGGCAACGACGCTGCTGATAATGGCGACCCCCACCCCGGTTACCATGGAAACCGTGCCTCCGGCTGTCCACGCGCACCAGCAGACCCAGGATGTCCCAGCACCTGCTGCCATAGTGACTGCTCCCATGACGACTGTGCCCAGTGACACCACAAAGCCTGGTTCACCAGCGCCTCAGTCCAGTAGAACAAATAACTCCCAAGAACTTCCACCATTAGTCAAAGAAGTCCCACCCCTTGCACAGGAAACTCTATATTTACTACAGggaatccctccccctccaaagaaacccccaccccctcctccagaaGCTCCGCCTGCATTACAGCATGCCCCACCCCCTACACAAGAAGCCACGCCCCCTCCAACGGAAGCCCAATTTCTGCAACTGGAAATACCTCCCCCTCCGAAAgaagccccaccccctccaccagaAGCAACAATTGTACCACAGGAAGTCCCTGCCCCTACACCAGAAGCCCCGTCCCCTCCAAAAGAAGCTCCACCTGTACTACTCAAAGTCCTGCCCCCTTCACAGGAAGTCCCACCTGTACTACAAgaagccccaccccctccaacAGAAGCCCCATTTGTGCTACAGGAAATCCCGCCCCCTCCAAAAGAAGCCCCGCCCGCTCCACCAGAAGTCCTACCGGCACCACAGGAAGTCCCACCTGCACCACAGGACGTCCCACCGGCACCACAGGAAGTCCCACCTGCACCACAGGAAGTCCCACCTGCACCACTGGAAGTCCCACCTGCACCACTGGAAGTCCCACCTGCACCACAGGAAGTCCCACCTGCACCACAGGAAGTCCCACCTGCACCACAGGAAGTCCCACCTGCACCACAGGAAGTCCCACCTGCCCCACTGGAAGTCCCACCTGCCCCACTGGAAGTCCCACCTGCCCCACTGGAAGTCCCACCTGCACCACAGGAGGTCCCACCTGCACCACAGGAAGTCCCGCCTGCCCCACTGGAAGTCCCACCTGCCCCACTGGAAGTCCCACCTGCCCCACTGGAAGCTCCACCTGCACCACAGGAGGTCCCACCTGTAGCACAGGAAGTCCTGTCACCCCCACAGGAAGCTCCACCTGCACCTCAGGAGGTCCCACCTGTAGCACAGGAAGTCCTGTCACCCCCACAGGAAGCTCCACCTGTACTACAGGAAGTCAAGGCCCCTCCACAGGAAGCTTCATCCATACCTGAGGAAGTCCTGCCCCCTCCACAGGAAGTCAAGGTCCCTCCACAGGAAGTCCTGCCCCCTCCACAGGAAGTTGCACCTGTTCCACCGGAAGTCCTGCCACCTCCACAGGAAGTCACACCTGTACCACAGGAAGTCCTGCCTTCTGCACAGGAAGTGCCACCTGCTCCACAGGAAGTCCAAACTTCTGTCCTCGCTGTGCCCActgtggccccgccccctccccctgtggAGGAGCAGACCCCGCCCACCTGTCCAGCAGATTCtggcccagccaatcaggaggctCCGAGCGTAGCGCCACAGCCAAAGAGCAGTCCCACACCGAAGCGGGACCCCTGCGTTCCCATGACGACATCGGCCCTGCTGCAGCTGGTCCGCATGCGAGCCAGCGAGCCCAGGGACACTGGGGAGCAACCgggccagaaccagaaccagaaccaggctgACGGACAGGGCGCCGTTCCGAGGCCCGAAACCCTGCCTCTAACAGCTCCGCCCCCCGCCGTGAAGTACCCACCTCCCTccactggccccgccccctccatgAGGCTCCAGGAGGCCATCCGCATGAAGACAGCCGCCATGTCCCGAGTGGGCTCCCGatccccccgctccccccgctccccctccccctccccctcctcgccCTCCCCCTCCTCGCCCTCCCCGTCCTCACCCTCCACCGCCTGCACCGCCAGCTTCATCTTCGCCAAGAGCAGCCGAAAGGTCGTCATCGAGACGCCCTCGTCCCCCAAGGCGCGGGCGGGGCTGAAGGCCAACCTCGCGGCCGAGCTGGCGCGCGTCTCCGCTCCCGCCAAAACCGCCAAGGTCCCGCCCCCCGTGGCCAAGAAGCCTGGCCAGAGCGCGGCCGCCGGCCGGGAGCCGCCCGTCGCCCCGGCGACGGAAGCGCAGCAGAGACGGGACGGTGTAACGCCCGCGGTGGCCGACGACGGCGGCGGGAACACACCCCGGGCCACGGAGACGCCGACGGAGCCGGAGCAGACGAGGGAGAACGGCGAATCGCCCGACGCCAGTCCAG gtGGCGCCCAGTCTCCAAATACAGATCAAGTGTCCCTATCTCCACCCCCTTGA